The Sandaracinus amylolyticus genomic interval GCGCGTCCTTCTCCGCGCTCCATCGGTCGTCGAAGAACGCGCGATCGAGCACGAAGCGCGTCGCCGCGGCGGCGCGCGCCTCGGCCTCGACGTGCGCCTCGCTCGACATCCACTCCGTGAGCTCGGGCGCGAAGGGCCGCACCTGCGCCTCGCCCTTCCAGCGCAGCACGGCGTCGTCGGCGCCGCGCACGCAGCCCCACTCGGTCGCCCAGCTCGCCTGCGCCAGCGAGAGCTTCTCGGTGCCCATCAGCGCCGACTCGAGCGCGCGCAGCCTGCCGCCGTGCGAGGGATCGAAGAAGGGCAGCTCGCGCGCGTAGAGCACGGCGTTGTGGAAGTACTCGGCGACCGTCACGAGCGCGTGCAGGCCGAGGCGCTCGACCATGCGATAGAGCAGCTCGAGCACGCGCTCGCCGATGCCGAGCCCCGGCGCGTCCTGACCCGGGAGGCGCGGTCGGTGCTCGGTGAAGCGCGCGAGCGGATCCTGCAGCAGCAGCCAGTCGACGGTGAGCACGTCGTACGCGGCCTCGAGCTTCGGGAGCCCGGGCACCTCGTGCACGACGAGCCGATCGCGGCGCACGACGAGCTCGATCAATCGATGGCGCTCGAGCGCGGGATCCGCGCTGGTCTCGCCGTCGCTCGGCGGCTCCTGCGCGGGACGCCCGAACACGAGCAGCGTGTGGCGATCGTCGGCGGCGCGCGTCTCGATCTCGAAGTGATCGTACCCGCGGCGACGCATCGCGCCCTCGAGCCCGTAGCGCGAGATCGCGAGGCGGATGCCCTCGTCACCGTAGAAGTCGAGGAAGCGACGCCCGGCGTCCTTGTCGAGGAGATCGCGATGATCGAGCCCGAGCACGTCGTCGAGCGACGATCGCATGAGCTCCACGTGCCCCAGCGAGCGCGCGACCGATCGGAACTGTCGCTCGTATCGCGTCACGCTCCTCCGATTCTAGTCCCCGCGCGTCACTCGACGTACTGGAACACGCGCGAGCTGCACGACGACGGGAACGAGCTGCTCGGGTCCGCGGGGTTCACCGCGGTGCACTCCACGGACTCCGCCCACGGGATGCACTCGTCGAGGATCGGGTGCGCGTCGGTGACGCGCTGCACGCCACCGCAGCCACGCCTCCCGTCGGGGCGCACCACGTCGAACTCGAAGCGGATGTCGCAGCGCTCGAACATCGCGTTGATCGCGTCCACGTACTCCTGACAGATCGACTGCGGCGTGCGCACGCAGCCCGCCTGCGACAGCGCGCACGCGGCGAACAAGACGAACGGCGCGAGTGGGTGGAGACGCTTCATGCCCGCGACGTTGTCCGAGCGCGAGGGCGGGGGCAAGAACGGTGCGTGAGCTGGGGCGGGTCGGTCTTGTGCAGATCCGGTGACCGCCGTACATCTCGCCCGTGCTCGTCCGCGGCCTGCTCGCGCTCGCGACCGCTTGCGCGCTCCTCGCGGGCGCATCGATCGCGCGCGCCCAAGGTGGCGCGGTGGTGCCCGGCGACGTCGGCTCGTCGAGCACACCAGTCCCACCGGTGAACCCTCCGACGCCTCCTCCGCCGCCCGACGTCGACGCGTCGCGCGTCGTCGAGGGCGCGGTCGACGACGCGACGGCGCCCGCCACGAGCGGAGGCGCCACCCTCGATCCCGAGGCGATCGAGCGCGACGACGGCGACGAGGAAGAAGACGCCGAGGGCCCGGACGAAGAGCGCGGCGAGGACGTCGTCGCGACGCTCGGCACCGTCGTCGGCACCGCGCCCGCGGCGCAGCAGGTCGATCTCGAGCCGCGCCATCGCATCGTGTGGCGCGAGGACTGGCCGCGTTACTCGTTCGACGAAGCGGTGCTCTCGCTCGGGCTGGGCGCGCTCCTCGTCGCGGCGGAGCTCCTGCCGACCGCGACCACGAGCGCGAACTGGACGGGTGGGATCCTCTTCGACGATCCGGTCGAGCAGAACCTGCGACTGCAGTCGGCGGAGGCGCGCGAGACCGCGCGCGTCGCGTCCGAGGTGCTGCAGTGGGTGATGATCGCGTCGCCCTTCGTGATCGACGCGCTGGGCGCGGTGGGCATCGTCGACGGCAACTGGGACGCCGCGTTCCAGATGGGCCTCATCGCGCTCGAGTCGTACGTGATCTCGCTCGTCGTCTGGAAGGTCACGGTGCTGCTCGCGCGGCGCGAGCGGCCGGTCGCGACGCGGTGCGCCGACTCGAGCTCGCCGCCCGATCCCGCGTGCGAGGACGGCGACTTCGAGACGACGAGCTTCTTCTCGAACCAGACGATGAACGCCTTCACCGGCGCGTCGCTCATGTGCCTGCACCACACGCACATGCCGCTCTTCGACGACGAAGCGGCGGACGCGTCGGCGTGCGTGGTGGGCATGACCGTCGCGAGCGTGGTCGGGCTGCTCCGCGTGATGAGCAACCAGGAGTACCTGACCGACGTGCTCATGGGCGCGGCCGTCGGGTTCGTGGCGGGCTACATCGTGCCGTGGCTCGTGCACTACCAAGGCGGCGCGCGCCCCGAGCTGCGTCCGCCGGTCGCGCTGATCCCCGCGCCGATGGTCGGCCCCGGAGACACGTACGGCGCGATGGTCGCCGGTTGGTTCTGAGCGATGACGAAGGCGTGGCGCATCGAGGGCGGGTTCGGGCTCGAGCGGCTCGCGCTCGCGACGGAAGACGATCCGACGCCGGGGCCCGGCGAGGTGATCGTGCGGACGCGCGCGGTCTCGCTGAACTATCGCGATTTGTTGGTGGTCAAAGGATCGTACGACCCGCGCCTCGTGCTGCCGCACGTGCCGTGCTCGGACGTGTGCGGCGACGTGATCGCGGTCGGGCCCGGCGCGACGCGCGTGAAGGTCGGCGATCGTGTGATCGGCGCGTTCGCGCAGACGTGGGTCGCCGGCAAAGCCACGCACGCGCGGCTGCGCTCGGCGCTCGGCGGCGCCGTGCGCGGCGTGCTCTCGACCGAGGTGCGGCTGCGCGACGAGGGCGTGGTGCTCGCGCCTCCGCACCTCACCGACGTCGAG includes:
- a CDS encoding phosphatase PAP2 family protein: MLVRGLLALATACALLAGASIARAQGGAVVPGDVGSSSTPVPPVNPPTPPPPPDVDASRVVEGAVDDATAPATSGGATLDPEAIERDDGDEEEDAEGPDEERGEDVVATLGTVVGTAPAAQQVDLEPRHRIVWREDWPRYSFDEAVLSLGLGALLVAAELLPTATTSANWTGGILFDDPVEQNLRLQSAEARETARVASEVLQWVMIASPFVIDALGAVGIVDGNWDAAFQMGLIALESYVISLVVWKVTVLLARRERPVATRCADSSSPPDPACEDGDFETTSFFSNQTMNAFTGASLMCLHHTHMPLFDDEAADASACVVGMTVASVVGLLRVMSNQEYLTDVLMGAAVGFVAGYIVPWLVHYQGGARPELRPPVALIPAPMVGPGDTYGAMVAGWF